One genomic region from Geotrypetes seraphini chromosome 13, aGeoSer1.1, whole genome shotgun sequence encodes:
- the C13H17orf113 gene encoding transmembrane protein C17orf113 homolog isoform X7, whose amino-acid sequence MLLGTIGSNSLLPSTLRVPGQPLQVSLDIKQLLAFRLNENSTLGIFPNFSAMDPVQKAVINHTFGAPLPLKRKQFISCNLCHLRFNSLNQAEAHYKGHKHGRKLKAMEAMKQKEKGTATNREKAVDFSNIQDLDKSGYPDSAVLLDNLSTDAEVDHSTFILTPNSEGSSSLEMSSIALSSASPSLSESSGALDDTSSASDKILGTEVGTKIDNRTEIGKEDKKKIEHLYCATCKVAVNSASQLQAHNIGAKHKSMLRGQNTQTKRWKAKFLSRLGHRSKRMANKKSSNVRSKAFHCSVCGIYVNSETQLKQHMNSRRHRDRLAGNPSKTKYSLHPKLLKTASLATELALQKQFSRALAARFLSSPLPTATVCALPGPLALQPATASTLLQAPLLGPSLFRTPPGPLRAASIVFAPY is encoded by the exons GTACCATCGGCTCCAACAGTTTGCTTCCATCAACGCTTCGAGTTCCTGGGCAGCCTCTACAAGTGTCTCTTGACATCAAGCAGTTGTTGGCGTTCAGACTCAATGAAAACTCCACACTCGGCATCTTCCCTAACTTCAGCGCT ATGGATCCAGTGCAGAAGGCAGTGATAAATCACACATTTGGAGCTCCCTTGCCACTGAAAAGGAAGCAGTTTATCTCCTGTAATCTCTGCCATCTTAGATTCAACTCTTTG AACCAGGCGGAAGCTCATTACAAGGGACACAAGCATGGCCGCAAACTGAAGGCGATGGAAGCCATGAAACAGAAAGAGAAGGGAACAGCAACCAACAGAGAGAAAGCCGTTGATTTCTCAAACATCCAGGATTTGGATAAGAGTGGATACCCTGACAGCGCAG TTCTACTGGACAACCTCTCAACAGATGCAGAAGTTGACCACAGTACCTTCATCCTGACACCAAATTCGGAGGGGTCCTCTTCACTTGAGATGAGCAGCATCGCCTTGTCTTCTGCTTCCCCATCACTTTCCGAATCATCAGGAGCCTTAGATGACACCAGCTCAGCATCAGACAAGATACTTGGGACTGAAGTGGGAACTAAAATTGACAATAGGACAGAAATCGGAAAGGAGGATAAGAAAAAAATAGAGCACCTGTACTGTGCTACCTGCAAAGTGGCCGTCAATTCTGCATCGCAGCTACAGGCACATAACATTG GAGCCAAGCACAAGTCCATGTTGCGAGGACAGAACACTCAGACCAAGAGATGGAAAGCCAAGTTTCTCTCCAGGTTAGGGCACAGGTCAAAGAGAATGGCCAACAAGAAGAGCAGCAATGTCCGGAGCAAGGCCTTCCACTGCAGCGTGTGTGGAATCTACGTCAACTCCGAGACACAACTGAAACAG CATATGAACAGCAGGAGACACAGAGATAGACTTGCTGGGAACCCGTCAAAGACAAAGTACAGCCTCCACCCCAAGCTGCTGAAGACTGCAAGCTTAGCA aCAGAGTTGGCTTTGCAGAAGCAATTCAGCAGAGCCTTGGCCGCCAGGTTCTTATCGAGTCCTCTCCCCACAGCCACCGTGTGCGCCTTGCCAGGCCCTCTGGCACTCCAACCAGCCACAGCCTCAACCCTGCTCCAAGCTCCACTTCTTGGACCATCACTGTTCAGAACTCCACCTGGACCTCTGAGAGCGGCATCCATTGTGTTTGCACCATACTAA
- the C13H17orf113 gene encoding transmembrane protein C17orf113 homolog isoform X6 — MTLCKAGTIGSNSLLPSTLRVPGQPLQVSLDIKQLLAFRLNENSTLGIFPNFSAMDPVQKAVINHTFGAPLPLKRKQFISCNLCHLRFNSLNQAEAHYKGHKHGRKLKAMEAMKQKEKGTATNREKAVDFSNIQDLDKSGYPDSAVLLDNLSTDAEVDHSTFILTPNSEGSSSLEMSSIALSSASPSLSESSGALDDTSSASDKILGTEVGTKIDNRTEIGKEDKKKIEHLYCATCKVAVNSASQLQAHNIGAKHKSMLRGQNTQTKRWKAKFLSRLGHRSKRMANKKSSNVRSKAFHCSVCGIYVNSETQLKQHMNSRRHRDRLAGNPSKTKYSLHPKLLKTASLATELALQKQFSRALAARFLSSPLPTATVCALPGPLALQPATASTLLQAPLLGPSLFRTPPGPLRAASIVFAPY; from the exons GTACCATCGGCTCCAACAGTTTGCTTCCATCAACGCTTCGAGTTCCTGGGCAGCCTCTACAAGTGTCTCTTGACATCAAGCAGTTGTTGGCGTTCAGACTCAATGAAAACTCCACACTCGGCATCTTCCCTAACTTCAGCGCT ATGGATCCAGTGCAGAAGGCAGTGATAAATCACACATTTGGAGCTCCCTTGCCACTGAAAAGGAAGCAGTTTATCTCCTGTAATCTCTGCCATCTTAGATTCAACTCTTTG AACCAGGCGGAAGCTCATTACAAGGGACACAAGCATGGCCGCAAACTGAAGGCGATGGAAGCCATGAAACAGAAAGAGAAGGGAACAGCAACCAACAGAGAGAAAGCCGTTGATTTCTCAAACATCCAGGATTTGGATAAGAGTGGATACCCTGACAGCGCAG TTCTACTGGACAACCTCTCAACAGATGCAGAAGTTGACCACAGTACCTTCATCCTGACACCAAATTCGGAGGGGTCCTCTTCACTTGAGATGAGCAGCATCGCCTTGTCTTCTGCTTCCCCATCACTTTCCGAATCATCAGGAGCCTTAGATGACACCAGCTCAGCATCAGACAAGATACTTGGGACTGAAGTGGGAACTAAAATTGACAATAGGACAGAAATCGGAAAGGAGGATAAGAAAAAAATAGAGCACCTGTACTGTGCTACCTGCAAAGTGGCCGTCAATTCTGCATCGCAGCTACAGGCACATAACATTG GAGCCAAGCACAAGTCCATGTTGCGAGGACAGAACACTCAGACCAAGAGATGGAAAGCCAAGTTTCTCTCCAGGTTAGGGCACAGGTCAAAGAGAATGGCCAACAAGAAGAGCAGCAATGTCCGGAGCAAGGCCTTCCACTGCAGCGTGTGTGGAATCTACGTCAACTCCGAGACACAACTGAAACAG CATATGAACAGCAGGAGACACAGAGATAGACTTGCTGGGAACCCGTCAAAGACAAAGTACAGCCTCCACCCCAAGCTGCTGAAGACTGCAAGCTTAGCA aCAGAGTTGGCTTTGCAGAAGCAATTCAGCAGAGCCTTGGCCGCCAGGTTCTTATCGAGTCCTCTCCCCACAGCCACCGTGTGCGCCTTGCCAGGCCCTCTGGCACTCCAACCAGCCACAGCCTCAACCCTGCTCCAAGCTCCACTTCTTGGACCATCACTGTTCAGAACTCCACCTGGACCTCTGAGAGCGGCATCCATTGTGTTTGCACCATACTAA